Proteins co-encoded in one Leptospira levettii genomic window:
- a CDS encoding EAL domain-containing protein, whose product MQIESESHKLVREWKEWLASGELTPVFQPILSSESTGIYGYELLGRLSTDQGLFSLGDFFLTHTLGYDELFFLKKQVDEEIRFSALQKFAKEAPPETKLFLNISPNILYHALLNLETTLPQTIRMVREVELDPSRIVIEITEERFPHNLELLKPVLNLYRKEGFSIAVDDAGSEASNLDRIGLFHPEIIKVDLQMLRRSTFSRNFKEILLNLSKLGESLGSSLLFEGIESEDELYNALNYGARYIQGYYFAKPEMNFSGRFEYRSEMQSSLEYFHARKQKEMNHQIEWETIWKNKLSEIVMGFGEEDGIWEWKEDFSTSVFGDGDFFRMYITNHMGFQVSPNYARSETGEMKPDYSILGKNWSFRPYFFEHLHKSKTSRDAWTLSQMYHDISERMMLRTFARNLSENLILFIDVIVSRS is encoded by the coding sequence ATGCAAATAGAAAGTGAAAGTCATAAACTGGTTCGCGAGTGGAAAGAGTGGCTTGCCAGTGGAGAACTCACACCCGTTTTCCAACCTATTTTATCCTCTGAATCGACTGGAATTTATGGTTATGAACTCCTCGGCCGATTGTCCACAGACCAAGGTTTATTTAGTTTAGGTGATTTTTTTCTCACTCATACCTTGGGTTATGATGAATTGTTTTTTCTGAAAAAACAGGTGGATGAAGAAATTCGATTTTCTGCCTTACAGAAATTTGCAAAAGAAGCACCTCCGGAAACCAAACTCTTTTTAAACATATCACCGAACATTTTGTACCATGCTCTCCTTAATTTGGAAACAACCTTACCTCAAACCATTCGAATGGTGAGAGAAGTGGAACTTGATCCTTCTAGGATCGTGATTGAAATTACCGAAGAACGTTTTCCCCATAATTTGGAACTCTTAAAACCTGTTCTGAATTTGTATAGAAAGGAAGGATTTTCCATCGCCGTAGATGATGCGGGTTCTGAGGCAAGTAATTTAGATCGAATCGGTTTATTTCACCCTGAGATCATCAAAGTGGATTTACAGATGTTACGCAGATCTACATTTTCAAGAAATTTTAAAGAGATATTACTCAACTTATCAAAATTAGGTGAGTCTCTCGGTAGTAGCCTGTTATTTGAGGGAATTGAATCAGAAGATGAATTGTACAATGCTTTGAATTACGGAGCCAGGTACATCCAAGGGTATTACTTTGCAAAACCAGAGATGAATTTTTCTGGTCGGTTTGAATACAGATCGGAAATGCAATCTTCTTTGGAATACTTTCATGCAAGAAAACAAAAAGAGATGAACCATCAAATTGAATGGGAAACCATTTGGAAAAATAAACTTTCTGAAATTGTGATGGGGTTTGGGGAAGAAGATGGGATTTGGGAATGGAAAGAGGATTTTTCCACATCCGTCTTTGGTGATGGGGACTTTTTTCGGATGTACATTACGAACCATATGGGTTTCCAAGTTTCTCCCAATTATGCAAGGTCGGAAACGGGAGAAATGAAACCTGATTATTCCATCCTTGGAAAAAACTGGTCGTTTCGGCCTTATTTTTTTGAACATTTACATAAATCCAAAACGAGCCGAGACGCATGGACTCTCTCTCAAATGTACCATGACATTTCGGAACGGATGATGTTACGGACATTTGCTAGAAACTTGTCCGAGAATTTGATTTTATTTATCGATGTAATCGTGTCTCGCAGCTGA
- the tmk gene encoding dTMP kinase, with product MTVKSQFFVFEGIDGSGKTTVSKRVSEILNEKLFPNVWHREPTDSVFGQKIREFLQGKIKLNQEEQLKLFLQDRELSVQDIILPTLKNGKSIVQDRYYFSTAAYQGRDEEHAADILYMNEDKGFPEPNHVYFLDLSPEEALERRNTRGGKQEVFDESSEQTRIYQNYLAILPESTIFVDATADLDEVVSFCVEDILKSLSV from the coding sequence ATGACAGTAAAGTCGCAGTTTTTTGTGTTCGAAGGGATCGATGGTTCAGGGAAAACAACAGTTTCTAAAAGAGTTTCTGAAATTCTAAATGAAAAATTGTTCCCAAATGTCTGGCACAGGGAACCTACCGATAGTGTTTTCGGACAAAAAATCCGAGAATTCCTCCAAGGTAAAATCAAACTCAACCAAGAAGAACAGTTAAAACTTTTTTTACAAGATAGAGAACTATCAGTTCAGGACATCATCTTACCAACGTTAAAGAATGGTAAGTCAATTGTACAAGACAGATACTATTTTTCAACTGCAGCTTACCAAGGTAGAGACGAAGAACATGCTGCGGACATTTTGTACATGAATGAAGACAAAGGTTTCCCAGAACCAAACCATGTTTATTTTTTAGACTTATCTCCAGAAGAGGCCTTAGAGAGAAGGAATACTCGTGGAGGAAAACAAGAAGTGTTTGATGAAAGTTCCGAACAAACGCGTATTTACCAAAACTATCTGGCAATTTTACCTGAATCGACAATTTTTGTAGATGCTACTGCCGATTTAGATGAGGTTGTTTCCTTTTGTGTTGAGGATATTTTAAAATCACTTTCCGTCTGA